A DNA window from Schistocerca gregaria isolate iqSchGreg1 chromosome 2, iqSchGreg1.2, whole genome shotgun sequence contains the following coding sequences:
- the LOC126320653 gene encoding uncharacterized protein LOC126320653 — protein sequence MQAGVLVVLSLLCSAAWSAAVRGGGDRHHHHYGGSYPGGGGYAGGDFYSSGPYSPGGGGHRPGGGGYPGGHHQGGGYPGGAYPGGGYYPGGGGNRPGGGYYPGSSTGGHYPGSYPGGGTGGAGQYPGGAGGGGGGGGGGGGGGHGGGGGGGGSGYGR from the coding sequence GTACTGAGCCTGCTGTGCAGCGCAGCGTGGAGTGCGGCAGTCAGAGGGGGCGGTGACCGTCACCACCACCACTACGGCGGGTCATATCCAGGTGGCGGTGGCTATGCTGGGGGTGACTTCTATTCCAGCGGTCCCTACTCTCCTGGAGGCGGAGGGCACCGACCTGGAGGCGGCGGCTATCCTGGTGGTCACCACCAAGGTGGGGGCTACCCAGGAGGTGCCTATCCTGGAGGCGGCTACTATCCTGGGGGTGGAGGGAACCGGCCAGGAGGCGGTTACTACCCGGGTAGCAGCACGGGTGGCCACTACCCGGGCTCTTACCCAGGAGGTGGAACAGGTGGCGCCGGACAGTACCCGGGGGGAGCcggcggtggcggaggcggcggcggtggcggcggcggcggcggccatggAGGCGGTGGGGGAGGTGGCGGAAGCGGATACGGACGATAG